GACATGGAAGCCGGTCAGGCCACGGGACAGCTCGTCGGAGTCAGGAGGTCATGCCGCCGAGGCCGACCAGACCGCGAGCGAGCTCGATCTCACCCATGTGCCGCATGCCGTGCTGGTACCACCAGCACTCGATGGCGTCGAGCACGGTGACGCCGTTCTCACCCGCAACGCGTGCGCTGAAGGTGTCGGCGACCACCGGCGGGAACGGTCGGGGTACGACGAGTCGGTCGAGCTCGGCGCGCTCGAGTCCGTCGAGCCACGCTTCGGTGCGCTGGTACACGGCGCGCATGTAGTCCTTGAACGCGTCGTAGTCGCCGACGCGCTGGTGGATCATCTCGTCGACGGTGCGTTCCTTGCCGTGGTCGTTGATGGCCATCTGGACTTTCGACTGCCGCTCGTTGTTCCAGATGGGCGGCTCGCTGGTGAGCACGGTGAAGGTGACGTCCTGCATGTTGGGGTAGTGGAAGAGCGAGAAGGCGATGGGCAGCACGCCTTCGCGTTCGAAGTGGTTCACGTGCTCGGGGCCCATGGTGTCGACGGCGTCGTACCAGAGAGTGTGCATGGCGGCCATTCGTCGCCTGAGGGAGTCGAGTAGAAGATCGTCGGTCATGGTTGTGTCGCTTTCTGTCATCGGAGTGCGGGGAGAACTTCATCGGCGAGGCGGTGCAGGTAGTCCGAGGGTTCGAGGTCGGGATCGTGCCAAGCGGCTCGCCCACCGAGCGGCTCTCGAACGATCGTTCCTGGTTCAGGCATCGGGGGCTCCGTTTGGAAGGGGTCGGACGAGGAGGTCCCAGTGGTCTCGGGGCACTAGTCCGCGATGACCGAGAGTGCGGACCGTCGGGTCGGGGTGATCGAGCAGGCGGCGCGCGACCCGCCCGATCAGGCGTGCGAGGGCGGTGTCCCGCCAGAACCAGGTGTTGCGGTCGTGGCTCGTGGCCCGGCCCGGTTGCTGGGCGGCGGCGTGGAGGTACCACGTGTGGGCATCGTCGGCGGCGAGTCGTAGGTCTTGAACGGCAACGTCGTGGCCCCTGGCGGCGGCGGCGAGCAGATCGACGATCTCGCCAAGTGACCGGCCGCTGTTCGGCGTCGGCGGCAGCGAGAGCTCAGCCCACGGCGCGAGCTGCCCCAGCTCTTGTCGCGTCGCCTCCACCGCGTCGGTCTGATCGTGGCCGCTCGCCACGAACGAGACCGGGCAGGACCAGGCGGTGGCGTCGTCGGCGGTCCTCGGTGCGTCGTCGGGGAAGTCCTCGAGAACAACAGGTCCATCGTTTCGCTCGAGCAGTGTGAGCGCCGCCTCGAGCACGCGCCGTTGGAAGTCGGCTTCGTGCGGGGCGCCGAAGGGTCGGCCGAGCTCGAAGGGGACCCACAGGAACCTCGGCAGGCGCATCGCCTCGGTCTGTTCGCGAACGAGCGATATGCCGGTCGTCGCGATGCCGGCGGATTCGAGGTGATGGGCGACCGCGCCGACCGCGCGGGTGCAGTTCGGTCAAACGGGAACGAGACAGACGGCGGTGACGCCGTCGGCCTTCAGCATGCGGGCCAGCTGCTCGCACGTCGAGCCGATCATCGCAGGGGGCCAGCCCGCTCCCATCAATGAATAGTGGCGGTCGGCCACGGAGGCGATGACACCGTCGGCGGCGAGCTCCCGGAGCCGTTCCAGCGGAAACACGGTGTTGACGTCCTCGCGAAAGGCGCTGCGGTCGAAGCGGACCGATGAGTGGGTCATCGTCAGCGACCCCAGGTCAGCGTCCCCGCGAATCACGCGATAGCTGAGGTCGACGAAGGAGAAGGCGTCGTCATCGGTGCGGTGGAGACCCGCCGTGGTCACGAGGGCCACGCGGCGCCCGGTGACTGGTGGGCCGAGTACGAATGGCGTCGAGTCGTACCTCGGGAGCTCCTTCGCCATGATGTGCTCGCGTTCTGCGTCGCTCAAGTCCCGGAGTCGCACCATTGGTCCAGCGTGACCCACACGTCAGCTCGTGTCCATGTGCGAGCGCATCATGTGGATACGACTCCGTCTCACCGCACCACCATCGCCGGGCACGCCGGCGGGCGTGATGGCCGGCGTGTTGTCGCCGCCGTCAGTCCACGAGCACGGGCACGATCTCGAAGGTGTCGACTGCGGGATCAGGTGCCTCGTCCAGGTGCGCCTGCAGGACGAAGAAGGTGCCTGCCCTGTCGGTCACACTCGTCGGGAACGAGTCACCCACGTCGAACCGGCCGACTTCGGAGACCGTCGACCAGTCGTCAGCCGACTCGAAGAGATGAACCGATCCCAGGTTCGACACCACCGCGAGGGTGCCGCCGTCGTCGCTCATGTGCAGACCGTCGATCCTCATGCCATCCACGCCGGTCGGTATCGCAGTCGCCTCACCAGGGTTGGACAGAGGGACCCGGAACAGCTGGCCAGATGGGGCGTGGCCAACGATGAGGGCATCGCCGACGTAGACCAGGCCGTTGAGCCCGGACGCGGTGATGCCCGATCGGTCGGGCTCGAAGGCGTCGTTCTCAGCGAACACGGATGGCGTGTAGGCGGAATCGACCGCGTAGATCACGCCGGCACCGGTGTCGGTCACGTAGATGTTCCCCTCGACGTCGACGGCGATGCCGTTCGCAAACCGCCGCTCCTCAGGCAGAACGGAGGCGAAGTCGACGAGTTGCAGCTGCTCACCGGAATCCAGGTCGTGGACCGAGAGCTGAGCGACACCCCAGGGAACGCGGGTCACGGCGACGAGCACCCGATTGCGCTCCACGTCCACCTCGACGCCGGTGAGGTTCGAGCCCGGACTCTCGGCCAAGGTGCTGATCGATCCGTCGTCGTCGACCGCAAGCAGTTCGCCACCGAGCAACGTCCCGATGATGAATCGATCGCCGACTGGGTCGAAGGTGAGGCCCTCGGGGTAGAGGGCGGGAGCGGTGAGCACGATCGGGCTCGGTGCGGGGATCGCCACCGATGTCGG
The genomic region above belongs to Acidimicrobiales bacterium and contains:
- a CDS encoding glycine/sarcosine/betaine reductase selenoprotein B family protein, with amino-acid sequence MSDAEREHIMAKELPRYDSTPFVLGPPVTGRRVALVTTAGLHRTDDDAFSFVDLSYRVIRGDADLGSLTMTHSSVRFDRSAFREDVNTVFPLERLRELAADGVIASVADRHYSLMGAGWPPAMIGSTCEQLARMLKADGVTAVCLVPV